One Candidatus Sulfurimonas baltica DNA segment encodes these proteins:
- a CDS encoding DUF2461 domain-containing protein, producing the protein MDFKGFSNKTLPFLRAIRENNNKEWFEAHKTEYENYILNPSRSFVEEFGEHLMALEPTINFSPKINKSLFRIYRDTRRMGANKEPLKSRIGIIFWQGNGSRMQTSSFYMHFSPEELFVGVGVRWFEKPMLDAYREYIKDSRKREALNKLLHSLMDKGYSVIEKGYKRYPAGINKEMMFSHLFLYKGMATYKILEPSLIENGEELIETLYKIYEDMLPLQQVVYEISLRVKEEGK; encoded by the coding sequence GTGGATTTTAAAGGCTTCTCTAATAAAACACTCCCTTTTTTGAGAGCCATCCGCGAAAACAACAATAAAGAGTGGTTTGAAGCTCATAAAACAGAGTATGAGAATTATATTCTAAACCCATCACGCTCCTTCGTTGAGGAGTTTGGTGAGCATCTTATGGCTCTTGAACCAACTATAAACTTTTCCCCAAAAATAAATAAATCACTTTTCAGAATTTATAGAGACACTCGCAGAATGGGTGCAAATAAAGAGCCATTAAAGAGTCGCATTGGTATTATTTTTTGGCAGGGAAATGGAAGCAGGATGCAGACGTCATCTTTTTACATGCACTTCTCTCCTGAAGAACTTTTTGTCGGAGTAGGTGTAAGATGGTTTGAAAAGCCTATGTTGGATGCGTATCGAGAATATATAAAAGATTCACGCAAGAGAGAAGCACTGAATAAACTGCTTCACTCTTTGATGGACAAGGGTTACAGTGTTATTGAGAAAGGGTATAAAAGATACCCTGCAGGTATAAATAAAGAGATGATGTTTTCACATCTGTTTTTATATAAGGGTATGGCAACCTATAAGATATTAGAGCCAAGTTTAATAGAAAATGGTGAAGAACTGATAGAAACACTTTATAAGATATATGAAGATATGTTACCATTGCAACAAGTTGTTTATGAGATAAGTTTGAGAGTCAAAGAGGAAGGCAAATGA
- the hemH gene encoding ferrochelatase, with product MKKEAVILLNMGGPNNLEEVEMFLKNMFADKNILTMKSNLLRKFIGGLIVFNRTESSQEIYRQLGGKSPIVGHTKSLVKKLQERLGENVIVDFAMRYTPPFAPEVIDRINKEKVQKIYLIPLYPQQSTTTIKSSLEDFEENYHSSEGSAVLVEIKHFFENKTYNKAIIERIKEKMGSDDYNDFDIIFSAHGLPKKIVDAGDVYERHVQKHVEILKEMLKDEKMNFHATHLAYQSKVGPMEWLKPSLQEKLETIRNRGVIIFPIAFTIDNSETDFELEIEYREIAEELGFKEYRVCRCPNDSNLFIDALEEIYNKMK from the coding sequence ATGAAAAAAGAAGCAGTTATTTTACTAAATATGGGTGGACCAAACAACCTTGAAGAGGTTGAGATGTTTTTAAAAAATATGTTTGCCGATAAAAATATATTGACTATGAAAAGTAATCTTTTGAGAAAGTTTATCGGTGGATTAATAGTTTTTAATAGGACTGAAAGTTCACAAGAGATATACAGGCAACTTGGTGGCAAGTCACCAATAGTAGGACATACGAAATCTCTAGTAAAAAAACTTCAAGAGAGACTTGGAGAGAATGTGATAGTTGATTTTGCTATGCGTTATACACCCCCTTTTGCGCCTGAAGTTATAGATAGAATAAACAAAGAAAAAGTACAAAAGATATACTTGATTCCTCTGTACCCTCAACAATCAACAACAACTATAAAATCATCACTTGAAGACTTTGAAGAGAATTACCACAGCAGTGAAGGAAGTGCTGTTTTGGTGGAAATAAAACATTTTTTTGAAAACAAAACATATAACAAAGCCATAATTGAGAGAATAAAAGAAAAAATGGGCAGTGACGACTATAATGATTTTGATATTATATTTTCAGCACATGGATTACCTAAAAAAATAGTAGATGCGGGTGATGTCTATGAGAGACATGTCCAAAAGCATGTTGAGATTTTAAAAGAGATGCTAAAAGATGAAAAAATGAATTTTCATGCTACACATTTGGCGTATCAATCAAAAGTTGGACCTATGGAGTGGTTGAAACCATCTTTGCAGGAGAAACTTGAAACTATAAGAAATAGGGGTGTAATTATATTTCCTATAGCTTTCACTATTGATAACTCTGAAACAGATTTTGAGCTAGAGATAGAGTATCGAGAGATAGCAGAAGAGTTAGGTTTTAAAGAGTATAGAGTTTGTAGATGTCCAAATGACAGCAATCTCTTTATTGATGCTCTTGAAGAGATATATAATAAGATGAAGTAG
- a CDS encoding DUF2249 domain-containing protein: MKKELIELRRATLDIYKYEKEGLTFYEFDATECEPPEPMVNTIVAISLLKTKEDRLVGIYFHEPYPLYERLPKNISHESKELPSGDFRVTFKID; encoded by the coding sequence ATGAAAAAAGAGTTAATTGAATTAAGAAGAGCAACACTAGACATATACAAGTATGAAAAAGAGGGGCTGACTTTTTATGAGTTTGACGCAACTGAGTGCGAACCTCCAGAACCTATGGTTAATACAATTGTCGCAATCAGTTTACTAAAAACGAAAGAGGATAGGTTGGTTGGTATATATTTTCATGAGCCGTATCCGCTATATGAGAGGCTTCCTAAAAATATATCCCATGAATCTAAAGAACTCCCAAGTGGTGACTTTAGAGTAACTTTTAAAATAGACTAA
- a CDS encoding IS3 family transposase → MYEHRKSFSINLMSKVLKVDRTSYYHWIKTGCITKKVDEQLNDLIEVIFIQGRKNYGTRRIQDKLKELYGVLVSRKRISSIMKELGLKVNMKRRYKNTTDSNHNLPIAPNLLNMDFYASAPDEKYVGDITYIHTGEGWLYLATVIDLYSRKVVGWSMDDTMKVSLVNDALSMAIKHRNPSEGLLWHTDRGSQYASYAHKDLLEKHSIIQSMSRKGNCWDNAVAESFFKTLKSDLVYQTYFYTKRQAKQEIFEYIEFHYNRVRSHSYLGNLSPVKFEEINKVLQMEMVA, encoded by the coding sequence ATGTATGAACATAGAAAAAGTTTTAGTATTAATCTTATGAGTAAAGTGCTCAAGGTAGATAGGACATCTTATTATCATTGGATAAAAACTGGATGCATTACTAAAAAAGTAGACGAGCAACTCAATGATTTGATTGAAGTTATATTTATTCAAGGTAGAAAAAACTATGGCACAAGAAGAATTCAAGACAAACTAAAAGAACTCTACGGTGTATTAGTATCAAGAAAGCGTATCTCCAGTATCATGAAAGAACTGGGTCTAAAAGTGAACATGAAAAGAAGATATAAAAATACGACAGATTCTAATCATAACTTACCAATAGCTCCTAATCTCCTAAACATGGATTTTTATGCATCTGCTCCAGATGAAAAATATGTAGGAGATATTACATATATCCATACAGGTGAAGGTTGGCTCTATCTGGCTACTGTGATTGATTTATACTCAAGAAAAGTTGTCGGTTGGTCTATGGATGACACTATGAAAGTTTCACTTGTAAATGATGCCTTAAGCATGGCTATTAAGCATAGAAACCCTTCCGAAGGGTTACTATGGCACACAGATAGAGGGAGTCAATATGCTTCTTATGCACATAAAGATTTATTGGAAAAACACTCTATAATTCAAAGCATGAGCAGAAAAGGCAACTGCTGGGATAATGCAGTGGCTGAGAGCTTCTTTAAAACACTCAAAAGTGATTTAGTGTATCAGACATATTTTTATACGAAGAGGCAGGCAAAACAAGAGATATTTGAATATATAGAATTTCATTATAACAGAGTCAGATCACATAGTTATCTTGGAAACTTATCACCTGTTAAATTTGAAGAAATAAACAAAGTGTTACAAATGGAAATGGTTGCTTAG
- a CDS encoding transposase, translating into MRTSKYTKEFKDSTIQLILNNNESVSKIAADLDIHVKTLYNWMSSYKKEHRIPMRVVNTSSSTETLDEENKRLRREVKLLKQERDILKKATAYFAKEVL; encoded by the coding sequence ATGAGAACTAGTAAATACACCAAAGAATTTAAAGATTCCACAATTCAATTAATACTTAATAATAACGAGAGTGTCTCAAAGATAGCAGCTGATTTAGATATACATGTAAAGACTTTATATAACTGGATGAGCAGTTATAAAAAAGAGCATAGAATACCAATGAGAGTTGTAAATACATCATCTTCAACAGAGACACTAGATGAAGAGAATAAACGCCTCAGACGAGAGGTAAAGCTTTTAAAGCAAGAGCGTGACATTTTAAAAAAGGCGACCGCGTACTTCGCCAAAGAAGTTCTATAA
- a CDS encoding outer membrane protein, whose translation MKNKLFKTVSVCALLLSSSLLAQDYKFIAGGSLGYTSLNVEQTDKVGSMILGSTLENTGYNAELRVGVKYRDYLQLTVNYQSVAMDDTNENNVYLGIDYLFANYKKMTPYIGGNLGSSTLTWSKNPINTKDNDSTSGTLLLGARLGVLYPLTDDFDLSLEYMYNYAKHTTQLESGSAKTELVHSSANNLNLGVRYTF comes from the coding sequence ATGAAAAATAAGTTATTTAAAACAGTATCAGTTTGTGCATTACTTCTTAGTAGTTCACTTCTTGCACAAGACTATAAGTTTATAGCAGGAGGTTCTTTAGGCTATACTAGTTTAAATGTAGAACAAACTGATAAGGTCGGTTCTATGATACTTGGAAGTACACTCGAAAACACTGGATACAATGCAGAGCTAAGAGTCGGAGTCAAGTACAGAGACTACCTACAATTAACAGTGAATTATCAAAGTGTCGCAATGGATGATACTAATGAGAATAATGTTTATCTAGGGATAGATTATCTATTTGCAAACTATAAAAAAATGACTCCTTATATAGGAGGAAATTTAGGAAGTTCTACTCTTACATGGTCAAAAAATCCTATAAATACTAAAGATAACGACTCTACCTCAGGTACTCTTTTATTAGGTGCTAGACTCGGGGTCCTTTACCCTTTAACAGATGATTTTGACTTGAGTTTAGAGTACATGTACAACTATGCCAAACATACTACACAGTTAGAATCTGGAAGTGCAAAAACTGAACTCGTTCATAGCTCTGCTAACAATCTTAATCTTGGTGTTAGATACACTTTTTAA
- a CDS encoding SIR2 family NAD-dependent protein deacylase — translation MGKVLILTGAGISAESGISTFRDSDGLWEKHRIEDVCSAGCLETNKEGTKNFYDARRADIKDKKPNYAHKTIVKLKHKYPDYISVLTQNVDDLFEKAGIKKDEIVHLHGFLPEIRCRGCDAIFDIGCEKQDDFAQSCPICGAPLRPNIIFFGEQAPKYSLLTKKLNECELLVIIGTSGNVLDVTYFAQLSEKSILNNLEQSNAIDDSYFTKVYYAKATEAIADIAEYIEDFLN, via the coding sequence ATGGGAAAAGTTTTAATACTCACAGGTGCAGGTATAAGTGCCGAATCCGGAATATCCACATTTAGAGATAGCGATGGGCTATGGGAAAAGCACCGAATTGAAGATGTTTGCAGTGCAGGATGTTTGGAAACAAACAAAGAGGGGACTAAAAACTTTTATGATGCCAGACGTGCAGATATAAAAGATAAAAAACCAAATTATGCACACAAAACTATTGTAAAACTCAAACATAAGTATCCAGATTATATATCTGTATTAACTCAAAATGTAGATGATTTGTTTGAAAAAGCCGGTATAAAAAAAGATGAAATTGTCCATTTGCACGGTTTTTTACCAGAGATTAGATGTAGGGGATGTGATGCCATTTTTGATATAGGGTGTGAAAAGCAAGATGACTTTGCACAGAGCTGTCCTATCTGTGGCGCACCACTCAGACCTAATATCATTTTTTTTGGTGAACAAGCCCCAAAATATTCACTACTTACAAAAAAGTTAAATGAGTGTGAGCTTCTGGTTATCATCGGAACAAGTGGAAATGTTTTGGATGTGACCTATTTTGCACAGTTGAGTGAAAAATCTATTTTAAATAATCTAGAGCAAAGCAACGCGATAGATGACAGCTACTTTACTAAGGTGTATTATGCAAAAGCTACCGAAGCAATTGCTGATATAGCAGAGTATATTGAAGATTTTTTGAATTAA
- the ccsA gene encoding cytochrome c biogenesis protein, with protein MKQLLSVLSSMKTMVIMMLIFAFSVGYATFVENDYGTITAKADIYNARWFEVLLTLLTVNLMLNMYKFNMFSIKKAPIFIFHLSFLIIIIGAAVTRFYGFEGTMFIREGETASTMESKDTYFNITATAGNEKATSSEFVYLSKKSTNSLSSSLSVGGKNVHVELIDYIPDAIETLEEGTEGGFEVAEIMITGNGSSESIKLKKGTYYENNFVALDFASGKMLLKPTISVFEEGGKLYMQHDMPLSWMKMDGGAKGEMPKSDRDEFATRTLFGVDGSNFVLRKFYRHATEKIVSNPEAKASRPGQDALKFKISVDDISKEVMIFGQAGRMARESHNEFNGVDVHVSYGSKIITLPFGVKLIDFQLDRYPGSMSPASYASEVELIDKEQGINMPYRIFMNNILEHRGYRFFQSSYDQDEKGTVLSVNNDPGTLPTYIGYFLLGLGMFWSLFSRGNRFSKLSEKAKKASEAKTLGLLLSIGLLFSVTPSYAEEISPSIKTILSLDKEHSKKFGQLIVQDSAGRMKPMDTLTTEILAKIHRGSYVQVGSEKLDSNQVVLGMMMKPDIYRDVKIIRTKNEIINKMIGAKADSKYASFSQFFVDPDNLRDYKLADAVDAAVRKEPKHRDLFDKEVLKVDERVNISYAIYSGNLLQIWPKPNDVNDKWFSTIEALQTFSPENVERVKAIVYSYFSTLDKAVSSGNWNDANSEIEKIVEYQKFYGSSILPSEGRIRAEVFYNEADIFETIYPIYLLMGFVLLILSFTKILKPSFNLAIYSKISLLILVALFAAHTVGLGLRWYIAEHAPWSNGYESMVYIAWATVLAGFIFSKRSTMTMASTAILTGLILFVAHLNWMDPQVTNLVPVLNSYWLSIHVSIITASYGFLGLGALLGFITILLFVLKNEKNEKHISLSIKELNAINEMSLMVGLVLLTFGNFLGGVWANESWGRYWGWDPKETWALVTILVYAVVVHLRFIKSVYSEFNYSVISLLSFSTVIMTYFGVNYYLAGMHSYAKGDPVPIPDFVPITYAIIFVVIALAFRNRKIA; from the coding sequence ATGAAACAACTTCTCTCTGTTTTAAGCTCCATGAAAACAATGGTAATTATGATGCTAATCTTTGCATTTTCCGTTGGTTATGCAACATTTGTTGAAAATGACTATGGGACTATTACTGCAAAGGCAGATATTTACAATGCAAGATGGTTTGAGGTGCTTTTAACACTTTTAACTGTGAACCTCATGCTAAATATGTATAAATTCAACATGTTTAGTATAAAAAAAGCCCCAATATTTATTTTTCACCTCTCTTTTTTAATTATAATTATCGGCGCTGCTGTAACTCGTTTTTATGGTTTTGAAGGGACAATGTTTATCCGTGAGGGCGAAACTGCTTCAACAATGGAGAGTAAAGATACTTATTTTAACATTACCGCAACAGCAGGCAATGAAAAAGCTACAAGTTCAGAATTTGTCTATTTATCAAAAAAATCTACAAACTCATTGTCGTCATCTTTAAGTGTTGGCGGTAAAAATGTACATGTAGAGTTGATTGACTATATACCAGATGCAATTGAAACGTTAGAGGAGGGAACTGAGGGTGGTTTTGAAGTAGCTGAGATAATGATAACCGGCAATGGCTCCAGCGAGTCTATCAAGCTAAAAAAAGGTACATACTATGAAAATAACTTTGTAGCTTTGGATTTTGCCTCCGGTAAAATGCTATTAAAGCCAACTATATCAGTTTTTGAAGAGGGCGGTAAGCTCTACATGCAACATGATATGCCTCTTAGCTGGATGAAAATGGATGGTGGGGCAAAAGGTGAGATGCCTAAAAGTGATAGAGATGAGTTTGCTACAAGAACACTCTTTGGCGTAGATGGCAGTAATTTTGTTTTACGCAAGTTTTACAGACATGCGACTGAAAAAATAGTCTCCAATCCGGAGGCAAAAGCCTCAAGACCAGGACAAGATGCACTGAAATTTAAAATCAGCGTAGATGATATATCAAAAGAAGTTATGATTTTTGGACAAGCTGGAAGAATGGCACGTGAGTCTCATAATGAGTTTAATGGAGTAGACGTGCATGTATCTTACGGTTCTAAAATTATAACACTTCCGTTTGGAGTTAAGCTTATAGATTTTCAGCTTGACAGATACCCGGGTTCTATGTCTCCGGCATCATATGCAAGTGAAGTTGAACTTATAGACAAAGAGCAGGGTATCAATATGCCGTACAGAATTTTTATGAATAATATTTTAGAACACCGCGGATATAGATTTTTTCAATCTTCATACGATCAAGATGAAAAGGGGACAGTTTTGTCTGTAAATAATGATCCTGGAACACTTCCAACATATATAGGTTATTTTCTTTTAGGCTTGGGTATGTTTTGGTCACTTTTTTCAAGAGGAAATAGATTTTCAAAGCTTTCAGAAAAAGCAAAAAAAGCAAGTGAAGCAAAAACATTAGGGTTGTTACTCTCTATTGGTTTATTATTTAGTGTAACACCTTCTTACGCGGAAGAAATAAGCCCTTCGATTAAAACTATACTCTCATTGGATAAAGAGCATTCTAAAAAATTTGGTCAGCTGATTGTTCAAGATAGTGCAGGAAGAATGAAGCCAATGGATACTCTGACGACTGAAATATTGGCGAAGATACACAGAGGCTCATATGTGCAAGTCGGAAGCGAAAAATTGGATTCAAACCAAGTGGTGCTTGGAATGATGATGAAGCCCGATATCTACAGAGACGTTAAAATCATCAGAACAAAAAATGAAATTATAAACAAAATGATTGGTGCAAAAGCAGATTCAAAATATGCTTCATTCTCTCAATTTTTTGTTGATCCTGATAATTTACGTGATTATAAATTGGCTGATGCTGTTGATGCAGCAGTTAGAAAAGAGCCAAAACATAGAGACTTGTTTGATAAAGAGGTTTTAAAAGTTGATGAGCGTGTTAACATATCTTATGCAATATACTCTGGTAATCTTTTACAGATATGGCCTAAGCCAAATGATGTTAATGATAAGTGGTTTTCTACCATAGAAGCACTACAAACATTTTCCCCAGAGAATGTAGAACGTGTTAAGGCAATTGTTTATAGCTATTTTTCAACACTTGACAAAGCGGTTTCTAGCGGAAATTGGAATGATGCAAATAGTGAAATAGAGAAAATAGTTGAGTATCAAAAATTTTATGGTTCATCTATACTCCCATCTGAAGGAAGAATTAGAGCGGAAGTTTTTTATAATGAAGCAGATATATTTGAAACTATTTACCCTATATACCTTTTAATGGGTTTTGTACTTCTTATTCTAAGTTTTACTAAAATTTTAAAACCAAGTTTTAATTTGGCTATTTATTCAAAAATTTCTTTACTAATTCTTGTTGCTCTTTTTGCAGCTCACACAGTTGGACTTGGTTTAAGATGGTATATTGCAGAACATGCTCCATGGTCAAATGGGTATGAGTCTATGGTTTACATCGCTTGGGCAACTGTGTTAGCAGGATTTATCTTCTCTAAGCGCTCAACTATGACTATGGCTTCAACTGCGATATTGACAGGACTTATCCTCTTTGTTGCACACTTAAACTGGATGGATCCTCAGGTTACTAACTTAGTTCCTGTTCTAAACTCTTACTGGCTGAGCATACATGTATCAATAATTACGGCAAGTTACGGTTTTTTAGGTCTGGGTGCACTTCTTGGGTTTATAACAATACTTCTTTTTGTACTTAAAAATGAGAAAAATGAGAAACATATATCTTTATCAATTAAAGAGTTAAATGCTATTAATGAGATGAGTTTAATGGTAGGTTTAGTGCTTTTAACTTTTGGAAATTTCCTAGGTGGTGTTTGGGCAAATGAGTCTTGGGGAAGATACTGGGGATGGGATCCAAAAGAGACTTGGGCTTTAGTAACTATTCTTGTATATGCTGTTGTAGTTCATTTAAGATTTATAAAGTCAGTATATAGTGAGTTTAATTATAGTGTAATCTCATTACTCTCTTTTTCAACAGTTATAATGACATATTTCGGAGTAAATTATTACCTTGCGGGAATGCACTCTTATGCTAAAGGTGACCCAGTACCTATTCCTGATTTTGTTCCTATTACTTATGCAATTATATTTGTGGTAATTGCTTTGGCTTTTAGAAATAGAAAAATAGCTTAA
- a CDS encoding HAD family hydrolase, producing MKVVIFDMDGTLLDSKKDITISINHIRESHYNLPPLSEEFIVEAINMEVRNLPKLFYDTEVYHERDKNAFEVHYAIQCIQNPYLYDGIKDMLLELVNNGIKISVATNAPTPFALRMLKHLGVYELFDVIIGADKVAISKPNPEMLENILKFYGFDKGSHKAWMVGDNSKDMLSAKSAGIDSIFATWGFSPKSNHSLVISNPKEILDIVL from the coding sequence ATGAAAGTTGTTATCTTTGACATGGATGGTACTCTGTTGGATTCAAAAAAAGATATTACTATCTCTATAAATCATATAAGAGAATCACACTACAATCTACCTCCTCTTAGTGAAGAGTTTATAGTTGAAGCTATAAATATGGAGGTTAGAAATTTACCTAAACTTTTTTATGATACTGAAGTTTATCATGAGAGAGATAAAAATGCTTTTGAAGTTCATTATGCTATTCAGTGTATACAAAATCCATATCTTTATGATGGGATAAAAGATATGCTTCTTGAGTTGGTTAATAATGGAATAAAAATTTCTGTAGCTACAAATGCTCCAACTCCATTTGCTCTTAGAATGTTAAAGCATTTGGGAGTTTATGAGCTTTTTGATGTGATTATAGGAGCAGATAAGGTGGCTATTTCAAAACCAAACCCAGAGATGCTCGAAAATATTTTAAAGTTTTATGGATTTGACAAGGGCAGTCATAAGGCCTGGATGGTCGGTGATAATTCAAAAGATATGCTAAGTGCAAAAAGTGCTGGCATAGATTCAATTTTTGCAACTTGGGGATTTAGTCCAAAAAGTAATCATAGCTTGGTCATAAGTAATCCAAAAGAGATATTAGATATTGTTTTATAA